From the genome of Papaver somniferum cultivar HN1 chromosome 2, ASM357369v1, whole genome shotgun sequence, one region includes:
- the LOC113348845 gene encoding protochlorophyllide reductase-like isoform X1 encodes MTTSLLSSAVSIHKEGKSLVSLKETSFMGTSVCEHLNTEFKPTILRSKRERNQRNGSIRAQTAVMTPATNRASQEKKKTLRKGSVVITGASSGLGLATAKALAETGKWHVIMACRDFLKAERAAKSAGMSKENYTIMHLDLSSLDSVRQFVDNFRQSSRPLDVLVNNAAVYQPTAREPAFTAEGFELSVGTNHLGHFLLSRLLMDDLNKSDYPSKRLIIVGSITGNTNTLAGNVPPKANLGDLRGLAGGLNGLNSSAMIDGGNFDGAKAYKDSKICNMLTMQEFHKRYHEETGITFASLYPGCIATTGLFREHIPLFRTLFPPFQKYITKGYVSEEESGKRLAQVVSDPSLTKSGVYWSWNKDSASFENQLSQEASDVDKARKVWDVSEKLVGLA; translated from the exons ATGACAACTTCTCTACTTTCATCAGCTGTCTCCATCCACAAAGAG GGAAAGTCACTTGTGTCACTGAAGGAAACAAGTTTCATGGGTACTTCTGTTTGTGAACATCTGAATACTGAGTTCAAGCCAACCATCCTGAGGAGCAAG AGAGAACGTAATCAAAGGAACGGAAGCATTAGAGCACAGACAGCAGTTATGACTCCAGCTACGAACCGTGcatcacaagaaaagaagaaaacactAAGAAAGGGAAGTGTGGTGATTACCGGAGCCTCATCAGGACTTGGTCTTGCCACGGCAAAGGCACTGGCAGAGACAGGGAAATGGCACGTAATAATGGCCTGCAGGGATTTCCTGAAAGCTGAGAGAGCAGCTAAATCCGCTGGAATGTCCAAGGAGAACTACACCATCATGCACCTTGACCTCTCTTCCCTTGACAGTGTCAGGCAGTTTGTGGACAACTTCAGGCAGTCAAGTAGACCACTTGATGTGCTAGTAAATAATGCAGCTGTCTACCAGCCCACTGCAAGAGAACCAGCTTTCACAGCCGAAGGGTTCGAGCTCAGTGTCGGAACTAACCACCTAGGACATTTCTTACTATCCCGGTTGCTAATGGACGACCTAAATAAGTCTGATTACCCATCTAAGCGCCTCATCATCGTCGGCTCCATAACGG GTAACACAAACACATTGGCTGGTAATGTACCTCCAAAGGCCAACCTAGGAGATCTTCGTGGACTTGCAGGAGGGCTGAACGGGTTGAACAGTTCAGCAATGATTGACGGAGGAAACTTTGATGGTGCCAAGGCCTACAAGGATAGCAAAATCTGCAACATGCTCACCATGCAAGAGTTCCACAAACGTTACCACGAGGAGACCGGAATTACATTTGCTTCTCTATACCCTGGTTGCATTGCCACAACCGGCTTGTTCAGGGAGCATATTCCATTGTTCAGAACCCTTTTCCCCCCATTCCAGAAGTACATTACCAAGGGTTATGTCTCGGAAGAAGAATCTGGTAAAAGACTTGCACAG GTGGTAAGTGATCCAAGCCTAACCAAATCAGGTGTCTATTGGAGCTGGAACAAGGATTCAGCTTCTTTCGAGAACCAGCTATCCCAAGAGGCTAGTGATGTTGACAAGGCACGAAAGGTGTGGGATGTCAGTGAAAAGCTTGTTGGGTTGGCATGA